Proteins from a genomic interval of Indicator indicator isolate 239-I01 chromosome 1, UM_Iind_1.1, whole genome shotgun sequence:
- the LOC128974888 gene encoding stromelysin-1-like, translating into MKAKTIPFLGLLYVACSCAFPVVPEKEKEEMQFAKKYLENFYDFKEEKSSLFKSKNLNHMADKIRQMQSFFGLEVTGELNHKTLDMMKKPRCGIPDVRSYSTFPLSPRWKKEDVTYRILNYTPDMLQADVEEAIAKAFLLWSSVTPLKFTRLYSGQADIMISFASGFHGDFYSFDGPGGTLAHAYPPGSGIGGDAHFDEDENWTKFTTYNGYNLFLVAAHELGHSLGLGHSNVFGALMYPIYMARDTRDYRLPQDDIDGIQALYGHPKESPALPTKAFPPQEPTEMTPAEATTEIPPREEPTETTPSKPPVRPQDCDPHLTFDAITTLRGETLFFKGSYVWRKSPYFPETEHDTISSFWPSLAAGFDAAYEIDKQDRVLFFKDDHYWAVSGYSIQPGFPKPIQNLGFPTSVRKIDAAVHDENTKKTYFFVGNKYWSFNENTQSMERGYPRKIAADFQGIGHTVDAALQKNGLFYFFHGANQYEVDMKNRKLIRIMKSNSWFNC; encoded by the exons aaaagttCTCTTTTTAAATCAAAGAATCTCAATCACATGGCTGATAAAATACGACAAATGCAGTCATTCTTTGGGCTAGAAGTGACTGGGGAGCTGAATCATAAGACGCTGGACATGATGAAGAAGCCTAGATGTGGAATACCAGATGTCCGTTCATACAGCACCTTCCCGCTGAGCCCTAGGTGGAAAAAAGAAGATGTGACGTATCG GATTTTGAACTACACTCCAGACATGCTACAAGCTGATGTAGAGGAAGCAATTGCGAAAGccttcctgctctggagcagtgTCACTCCTTTGAAATTCACCAGGCTCTACAGTGGTCAAGCAGATATAATGATCTCCTTTGCATCTGGAT ttcacGGTGATTTCTATTCCTTTGATGGTCCAGGAGGAACTCTGGCTCATGCCTATCCCCCAGGTAGTGGGATAGGAGGAGATGCTCACTTTGATGAAGATGAAAACTGGACCAAATTTACTACTTATAATG GATACAACTTGTTTCTTGTTGCTGCTCATGAGTTGGGCCACTCACTAGGTCTTGGTCATTCCAATGTCTTTGGTGCTTTGATGTATCCTATATATATGGCCAGGGATACAAGGGACTACAGGCTTCCTCAGGATGACATTGATGGCATTCAGGCTCTCTATG GACACCCCAAGGAGTCTCCTGCACTTCCAACAAAAGCTTTTCCCCCACAAGAACCAACTGAAATGACACCTGCAGAAGCAACAACTGAAATTCCACCCCGGGAAGAACCGACAGAAACAACACCCTCCAAACCCCCCGTAAGACCACAAGACTGTGACCCTCATTTGACTTTTGACGCTATCACCACTCTCCGTGGGGAAACGCTGTTCTTCAAAGGGAG CTATGTCTGGCGCAAAAGTCCCTATTTCCCAGAAACTGAGCACGACACCATCTCTTCCTTCTGGCCATCCCTGGCTGCTGGCTTTGATGCTGCTTATGAGATTGACAAGCAGGATCGAGTGCTGTTTTTTAAAG ATGACCACTACTGGGCTGTCAGTGGCTACAGCATACAGCCAGGCTTCCCTAAGCCTATTCAGAACCTGGGCTTCCCCACCAGTGTCAGGAAAATCGATGCAGCTGTTCATGATGAAAATACCAAGAAAACCTATTTCTTTGTAGGCAACAAGTACTGGAG tttCAATGAAAACACTCAGTCAATGGAAAGGGGATATCCAAGAAAAATAGCTGCTGACTTCCAAGGCATTGGCCACACTGTTGATGCTGCCCTTCAGAAAAATg GACTTTTCTACTTTTTCCATGGAGCAAATCAGTATGAGGTTGACATGAAGAACAGGAAACTCATCCGTATAATGAAGAGCAACAGCTGGTTTAATTGCTAG